The following are encoded together in the Oncorhynchus nerka isolate Pitt River linkage group LG25, Oner_Uvic_2.0, whole genome shotgun sequence genome:
- the LOC115109619 gene encoding fatty acyl-CoA reductase 1-like isoform X1, translating into MVTIPEYYEGKNVLITGATGFMGKVLLEKLLRSCPGIKAAYVLVRHKAGHAPQARIADMINCKLFDRVRDEQPDFAEKIVAVNSDLTLPELDLSTEDQETLADCINIVFHCAATIRFNEPLKDAMQLNVLATQKMVALAHRMKHLEVFLHVSTAYANCDRTLIEEVVYPPPVDYKKLIDSLEWMDEKLVSAMTPGLIGKRPNTYTYTKAMAEYLVQQECGNLNVAIIRPSIVGASWKEPFPGWIDNFNGPSGIFIAAGKGILRTMRASNNAVADLVPVDVVINTTLAAAWYSGSQRHTRPKSILVYNCTTGGINPFHWGEVEYHVISTFKRNPLEQAFRRPNVNLTTNHLINQYWIAVSHKAPAFLYDLCLRMTGREPRMMKTITRLHKAMMVLEYFTSHSWVWNTDNVTMLMNQMGTDDKRMFNFDVRQLNWAEYMENYCMGTKKYVLNEAESGLPAARKHLNKLRNIRYTFNTVLVVFIWRVFIARSQMGRNIWYFVVSLCFKFLSYFRASSTMKY; encoded by the exons ATGGTGACCATTCCGGAATACTATGAGGGGAAGAATGTGCTTATCACGGGGGCGACAGGCTTCATGGGAAAAGTCCTGCTGGAGAAGCTGCTGCGGTCTTGCCCTGGAATCAAAGCCGCGTATGTTCTGGTCCGGCACAAAGCAGGGCACGCTCCCCAGGCCCGCATCGCTGACATGATCAACTGCAAG ctttttgacAGAGTACGAGATGAGCAGCCAGACTTTGCTGAAAAGATAGTGGCTGTTAACAGTGACCTCACCCTGCCCGAGCTGGACCTGAGCACAGAGGACCAGGAAACGCTTGCTGACTGCATCAACATAGTCTTCCACTGTGCTGCAACCATCCGATTCAACGAGCCTCTCAA AGATGCTATGCAGCTGAATGTTCTAGCCACCCAGAAGATGGTGGCTCTGGCCCACAGAATGAAGCACTTGGAGGTGTTTCTTCACGTGTCCACAGCCTATGCCAACTGTGACCGGACGCTCATTGAGGAAGTGGTTTATCCACCTCCTGTTGACTACAAGAAGCTCATCGACAGCCTGGA GTGGATGGATGAGAAACTGGTCTCAGCGATGACCCCAGGGCTGATTGGAAAAAGGCCCAACACGTACACCTACACCAAGGCCATGGCTGAGTACCTGGTCCAGCAGGAGTGTGGAAACCTCAACGTGGCCATCATCAGGCCCTCTATAGTAGGGGCCAGTTGGAAAGAGCCCTTCCCA GGCTGGATTGATAATTTCAATGGACCTAGTGGAATATTCATTGCA GCAGGAAAGGGGATCCTGCGCACCATGAGAGCATCCAACAACGCAGTGGCTGACCTGGTGCCTGTGGATGTGGTCATCAATACCACACTGGCTGCCGCCTGGTACTCTGGCTCCCAGAGACACACCAG GCCTAAGAGCATATTGGTGTACAATTGCACGACAGGTGGCATCAACCCGTTCCACTGGGGTGAAGTTG AGTACCATGTAATATCCACTTTCAAGAGGAACCCCCTCGAGCAGGCCTTCAGACGGCCCAATGTAAATCTCACAACCAATCACCTTATCAATCAGTACTGGATCGCTGTAAGCCACAAGGCACCAGCCTTCCTTTATGATCTCTGCCTCAGGATGACAGGAAGAGAGCCCAG GATGATGAAGACCATCACACGGCTGCACAAGGCCATGATGGTGCTGGAGTACTTCACCAGTCACTCGTGGGTGTGGAACACGGACAACGTCACCATGCTGATGAATCAGATGGGCACTGATGACAAGAGG ATGTTCAACTTTGACGTGCGACAACTCAACTGGGCAGAGTACATGGAGAACTACTGCATGGGTACAAAGAAGTATGTCCTGAACGAGGCTGAGTCAGGTCTGCCAGCCGCACGCAAACACCTCAACAA GTTGAGGAACATCCGCTATACGTTCAACACTGTCCTGGTCGTGTTCATCTGGCGAGTGTTCATCGCGCGGTCCCAGATGGGCAGGAACATCTGGTACTTTGTCGTCAGCCTCTGTTTCAAGTTCCTGTCCTACTTCCGAGCGTCCAGCACCATGAAATACTGA
- the LOC115109619 gene encoding fatty acyl-CoA reductase 1-like isoform X2, which translates to MVTIPEYYEGKNVLITGATGFMGKVLLEKLLRSCPGIKAAYVLVRHKAGHAPQARIADMINCKLFDRVRDEQPDFAEKIVAVNSDLTLPELDLSTEDQETLADCINIVFHCAATIRFNEPLKDAMQLNVLATQKMVALAHRMKHLEVFLHVSTAYANCDRTLIEEVVYPPPVDYKKLIDSLEWMDEKLVSAMTPGLIGKRPNTYTYTKAMAEYLVQQECGNLNVAIIRPSIVGASWKEPFPGWIDNFNGPSGIFIAAGKGILRTMRASNNAVADLVPVDVVINTTLAAAWYSGSQRHTRPKSILVYNCTTGGINPFHWGEVEYCINMTFKTNPLEQAFRRPNVNLRSNPFTNQYWTTVSHTLPALLYDVYLRATGQKPRMMKTITRLHKAMMVLEYFTSHSWVWNTDNVTMLMNQMGTDDKRMFNFDVRQLNWAEYMENYCMGTKKYVLNEAESGLPAARKHLNKLRNIRYTFNTVLVVFIWRVFIARSQMGRNIWYFVVSLCFKFLSYFRASSTMKY; encoded by the exons ATGGTGACCATTCCGGAATACTATGAGGGGAAGAATGTGCTTATCACGGGGGCGACAGGCTTCATGGGAAAAGTCCTGCTGGAGAAGCTGCTGCGGTCTTGCCCTGGAATCAAAGCCGCGTATGTTCTGGTCCGGCACAAAGCAGGGCACGCTCCCCAGGCCCGCATCGCTGACATGATCAACTGCAAG ctttttgacAGAGTACGAGATGAGCAGCCAGACTTTGCTGAAAAGATAGTGGCTGTTAACAGTGACCTCACCCTGCCCGAGCTGGACCTGAGCACAGAGGACCAGGAAACGCTTGCTGACTGCATCAACATAGTCTTCCACTGTGCTGCAACCATCCGATTCAACGAGCCTCTCAA AGATGCTATGCAGCTGAATGTTCTAGCCACCCAGAAGATGGTGGCTCTGGCCCACAGAATGAAGCACTTGGAGGTGTTTCTTCACGTGTCCACAGCCTATGCCAACTGTGACCGGACGCTCATTGAGGAAGTGGTTTATCCACCTCCTGTTGACTACAAGAAGCTCATCGACAGCCTGGA GTGGATGGATGAGAAACTGGTCTCAGCGATGACCCCAGGGCTGATTGGAAAAAGGCCCAACACGTACACCTACACCAAGGCCATGGCTGAGTACCTGGTCCAGCAGGAGTGTGGAAACCTCAACGTGGCCATCATCAGGCCCTCTATAGTAGGGGCCAGTTGGAAAGAGCCCTTCCCA GGCTGGATTGATAATTTCAATGGACCTAGTGGAATATTCATTGCA GCAGGAAAGGGGATCCTGCGCACCATGAGAGCATCCAACAACGCAGTGGCTGACCTGGTGCCTGTGGATGTGGTCATCAATACCACACTGGCTGCCGCCTGGTACTCTGGCTCCCAGAGACACACCAG GCCTAAGAGCATATTGGTGTACAATTGCACGACAGGTGGCATCAACCCGTTCCACTGGGGTGAAGTTG AGTACTGTATAAACATGACCTTCAAGACCAACCCCTTAGAGCAGGCTTTCAGGCGCCCCAATGTTAACCTGCGGTCCAACCCCTTTACCAATCAGTACTGGACCACAGTGAGTCACACTCTACCCGCCCTGCTGTATGACGTGTATCTCAGGGCCACGGGTCAGAAGCcccg GATGATGAAGACCATCACACGGCTGCACAAGGCCATGATGGTGCTGGAGTACTTCACCAGTCACTCGTGGGTGTGGAACACGGACAACGTCACCATGCTGATGAATCAGATGGGCACTGATGACAAGAGG ATGTTCAACTTTGACGTGCGACAACTCAACTGGGCAGAGTACATGGAGAACTACTGCATGGGTACAAAGAAGTATGTCCTGAACGAGGCTGAGTCAGGTCTGCCAGCCGCACGCAAACACCTCAACAA GTTGAGGAACATCCGCTATACGTTCAACACTGTCCTGGTCGTGTTCATCTGGCGAGTGTTCATCGCGCGGTCCCAGATGGGCAGGAACATCTGGTACTTTGTCGTCAGCCTCTGTTTCAAGTTCCTGTCCTACTTCCGAGCGTCCAGCACCATGAAATACTGA